The following proteins are co-located in the Conyzicola lurida genome:
- a CDS encoding SDR family NAD(P)-dependent oxidoreductase, giving the protein MAGRTIIITGASDGIGAAAARALTSAGDSVVVVGRSAEKTAAVAAELGAEYHVADFSRLADVRALAATLLESYPRIDVLANNAGGIMGERELTVDGHEKTLQVNHLAPFLLTTLLLDRLIESRATVINTASVANTLFGNLDIDDLGNEKRYSPNKAYGDGKLANILFTRELDRRYRGHGITTAAFHPGLVATSFASNTTSLLRHVYGLVLSRFLISPAKGADTLVWLATPGTSWKSGGYYTRRKLDRANKQADDAALAARLWEKSASLVALPAD; this is encoded by the coding sequence GTGGCAGGCAGGACCATCATCATCACGGGCGCGAGCGACGGCATCGGCGCCGCGGCGGCCAGAGCACTGACATCGGCGGGCGACTCGGTCGTGGTCGTCGGACGCTCGGCGGAGAAGACCGCGGCGGTCGCGGCGGAGCTAGGGGCCGAATACCACGTCGCCGACTTCTCCCGGCTCGCCGACGTGCGCGCGCTCGCCGCGACGCTCCTCGAGAGCTACCCGCGCATCGACGTGCTCGCCAACAACGCCGGCGGCATCATGGGCGAGCGCGAGCTCACCGTCGACGGGCACGAGAAGACGCTGCAGGTGAACCACCTCGCGCCGTTCCTGCTGACCACGCTGCTGCTCGACCGCCTCATCGAGAGCCGCGCGACCGTCATCAACACGGCGAGCGTCGCCAACACGCTCTTCGGCAACCTCGACATCGACGACCTCGGCAACGAGAAGCGCTACTCGCCCAACAAGGCGTACGGCGACGGCAAGCTCGCGAACATCCTGTTTACCCGCGAGCTGGACCGCCGGTACAGGGGCCACGGCATCACGACGGCCGCGTTCCACCCGGGACTCGTCGCCACGAGCTTCGCCTCGAACACCACGAGTCTGCTCCGCCACGTCTACGGACTCGTGCTGTCTCGCTTCCTTATCTCGCCCGCGAAGGGCGCGGACACCCTCGTCTGGCTCGCCACCCCCGGCACCTCGTGGAAGAGCGGCGGCTACTACACACGTCGCAAGCTCGACAGGGCGAACAAGCAGGCGGATGACGCGGCTCTCGCCGCGCGCCTGTGGGAGAAGAGCGCGTCCCTGGTCGCCCTCCCCGCCGATTGA
- a CDS encoding alpha/beta fold hydrolase produces the protein MSVITVGTENSTSIDLHYEDHGTGQPVVLIHGYPLDGTSWERQQREILAAGYRVITYDRRGFGKSSQPTVGYDYDTFAADLDTVLTTLDLTDVVLVGFSMGTGEVGRYVATYGTDRIAKIAFLAPLEPFLLHTDDNPTGVPQDVFDGIAASAKGDRFAWFTGFYENFYNLDENLGSRISQEAVTASWNTATNSAPLAAYAVVPTWIEDFRADVAKVRASGVTSIIVQGTEDRILPIDSSGRPFHAPFPESEYVEIEGAPHGFLWTHADEVNEVLLGFLAK, from the coding sequence ATGTCAGTCATCACCGTCGGCACCGAGAACTCGACCTCCATCGACCTGCACTACGAAGACCACGGCACCGGCCAGCCCGTCGTTCTCATCCACGGGTACCCGCTCGACGGCACCTCGTGGGAGCGCCAGCAGCGCGAGATCCTCGCCGCCGGCTACCGCGTCATCACCTACGACCGCCGTGGCTTCGGCAAGTCCAGCCAGCCGACCGTCGGCTACGACTACGACACTTTCGCGGCCGACCTCGACACCGTGCTCACCACGCTCGACCTGACCGACGTCGTGCTCGTGGGCTTCTCGATGGGCACCGGCGAGGTGGGCCGCTACGTCGCGACCTACGGCACCGACCGCATCGCGAAGATCGCCTTCCTCGCGCCGCTCGAGCCCTTCCTGCTGCACACAGACGACAACCCCACCGGCGTTCCGCAGGACGTCTTCGACGGCATCGCCGCCTCCGCCAAGGGCGACCGCTTCGCCTGGTTCACCGGCTTCTACGAGAACTTCTACAACCTCGACGAGAACCTCGGCAGCCGCATCAGCCAGGAGGCCGTGACCGCCAGCTGGAACACCGCCACCAACAGCGCACCCCTCGCCGCCTACGCCGTCGTGCCGACCTGGATCGAAGATTTCCGGGCGGATGTCGCGAAGGTCCGTGCCTCGGGCGTGACGAGCATCATCGTGCAGGGCACCGAAGACCGCATCCTGCCGATCGACTCGAGCGGACGCCCGTTCCACGCCCCGTTCCCCGAGAGCGAGTACGTCGAGATCGAGGGCGCCCCGCACGGCTTCCTCTGGACCCACGCCGACGAGGTCAACGAGGTGCTGCTGGGCTTCCTCGCGAAGTAG
- a CDS encoding TetR/AcrR family transcriptional regulator, which yields MDDATASDTVVNAASALFYGRGVQAVGMDEVRSAAGISLKRMYSLFPSKETLLMAVLRERNATWTSGILASAETATTPRDKLLAIYDFLAGWFNQDDFRGCAFINSFGELGAVAPTVAAAAREHKESFQAYVADLVEQAGGPASLAPQLAILAEGAQTTAAISGTPDAAAHARAAAAVLIAAALPE from the coding sequence ATGGATGACGCAACAGCGAGCGACACCGTGGTGAACGCGGCGAGCGCGCTCTTCTACGGCCGCGGAGTGCAGGCGGTCGGCATGGACGAGGTACGGTCGGCGGCCGGCATCTCGCTCAAGCGCATGTACTCGCTCTTCCCCTCGAAAGAGACTCTGCTGATGGCCGTGCTCCGCGAGCGCAACGCGACCTGGACCAGCGGCATCCTCGCGTCGGCCGAGACCGCGACGACGCCGCGCGACAAGCTGCTCGCCATCTACGACTTCCTCGCCGGCTGGTTCAACCAGGACGACTTCCGCGGCTGCGCCTTCATCAACTCGTTCGGCGAGCTCGGCGCCGTCGCTCCGACGGTCGCGGCGGCCGCGCGCGAGCACAAGGAGTCGTTCCAGGCCTACGTCGCCGACCTCGTCGAGCAGGCCGGCGGACCCGCGTCGCTCGCACCCCAGCTCGCGATCCTCGCCGAGGGAGCCCAGACGACCGCCGCGATTTCGGGAACGCCGGATGCCGCGGCCCACGCACGCGCGGCGGCGGCGGTGTTGATCGCGGCGGCGTTGCCCGAGTAA
- a CDS encoding MFS transporter, which translates to MSIPTEPQTTVRRSHFVDLTPFRRSPAFFRLWLGTGIAGVGSQMTVVAVGLHIFQLTGSTGAVALVGVIGLLPMIIAGLYGGVLADTFDRRIVAIVAETVAWISVLGLAGLAWFHIEVLWLYYALTTLTAVSTTIVGATRAAIVPRLVEKPLLPAASALGGISMGVAITLGPAIAGVLVATVGIQWTYTIDAVLFLAAFTGILTLPPIKPEGGSAVRGIPALVEGIGFLRRAPNIRLGFLIDLFAMTFGMARVLYPAVGALVIGGGAVTVGILFAAGAVGTLLSSLFSGRLGHVRWQGRAIRNAVIAYGASMLLFGLVLLPLGTQPSGSITDSLSTANLPALLIASIALAGAGAADNISAVFRNTMLQSAVPDAMRGRTQGIYIVVVTGGPRLGDAYIGLVAATMLFWLPSLLGGVIIIAAVAILVRINASFRDYDALDPKP; encoded by the coding sequence GTGAGCATCCCTACCGAACCGCAGACAACGGTTCGCCGTAGCCACTTCGTCGATCTGACCCCCTTCCGTCGCAGCCCCGCGTTCTTCCGACTCTGGCTCGGCACGGGCATCGCCGGCGTCGGCAGCCAGATGACCGTCGTCGCGGTCGGCCTGCACATCTTCCAGCTCACCGGCTCGACCGGCGCCGTCGCGCTCGTCGGCGTGATCGGCCTGCTGCCGATGATCATCGCCGGCCTCTACGGCGGCGTGCTCGCCGACACCTTCGACCGGCGCATCGTCGCGATCGTCGCCGAGACCGTCGCGTGGATCTCGGTGCTCGGCCTCGCGGGTCTCGCCTGGTTCCATATCGAGGTGCTCTGGTTGTACTACGCGCTGACAACCCTCACCGCCGTGTCGACCACCATCGTGGGCGCGACCCGGGCGGCGATCGTGCCGCGTCTGGTGGAGAAGCCGCTGCTCCCCGCGGCATCCGCCCTGGGTGGAATCAGCATGGGAGTCGCCATCACGCTCGGCCCCGCGATCGCGGGCGTGCTCGTCGCCACGGTCGGCATCCAGTGGACGTACACGATCGACGCCGTGCTGTTCCTCGCCGCGTTCACCGGCATCCTCACGCTTCCCCCGATCAAGCCCGAGGGCGGCTCGGCCGTGCGCGGCATCCCGGCGCTCGTCGAGGGCATCGGGTTCCTGCGGCGTGCTCCCAACATCCGCCTCGGCTTCCTCATCGACCTCTTCGCCATGACGTTCGGCATGGCCCGCGTGCTCTACCCCGCGGTCGGCGCACTCGTCATCGGCGGCGGCGCGGTCACGGTCGGCATCCTCTTCGCGGCCGGAGCGGTCGGCACGCTGCTCAGCTCCCTGTTCTCCGGACGGCTCGGGCACGTGCGCTGGCAGGGCCGCGCCATCCGCAATGCCGTCATCGCCTACGGGGCCTCGATGCTGCTCTTCGGCCTCGTGCTGCTGCCGCTCGGCACCCAGCCCAGCGGGTCGATCACCGACTCGCTCTCCACCGCGAACCTGCCCGCGCTGCTGATCGCGTCGATCGCCCTCGCCGGGGCGGGAGCGGCCGACAACATCAGCGCCGTGTTCCGCAACACGATGCTGCAATCGGCGGTGCCCGACGCGATGCGCGGCCGCACGCAGGGCATCTACATCGTGGTCGTCACGGGCGGGCCTCGCCTCGGCGACGCCTACATCGGCCTCGTCGCCGCGACCATGCTGTTCTGGCTGCCGTCGCTGCTCGGCGGCGTCATCATCATCGCCGCCGTCGCGATCCTCGTGCGCATCAACGCGTCGTTCCGCGATTACGACGCCCTCGACCCGAAGCCCTAA
- the allB gene encoding allantoinase AllB, translating to MTTFDLVVRGAFVLIGGNWRAAEIGVTDGVVAAISGTPLDGREVVTLADDEVLVPGFVDTHVHVNEPGRTEWEGFASATRAAAVGGVTTIIDMPLNSIPATTTVDALETKRAVAGSKAIVDVGFWGGAVPENLGTLRELHEAGVFGFKAFLAPSGVDEFGHLDADQLETALDELAEFDGLLIVHAEDPGVLDAHANEGGTGYHRFVESRPDEAETTAIDRVIAGVRRTGGRAHILHLSSAAALPALRAARAEGLRITVETCPHYLTISEEQIADGATQFKCCPPIRDDANRDALWQALVDGDIDIVVTDHSPSTAELKFAHGGDFGKAWGGIAGLQTGVAAVWAEAARRGIPLESVVNWMSTATARFAGLAGKGVISVGATADLVVFAPDETFTVHAGELQHKNAVSAFDGRELRGVARRTWLGGRELTIAADAPTGTLLSR from the coding sequence ATGACTACCTTCGACCTCGTCGTGCGCGGCGCCTTCGTTCTCATCGGCGGCAACTGGCGGGCGGCCGAGATCGGCGTGACCGACGGCGTCGTCGCGGCGATCAGCGGTACCCCGCTCGACGGGCGCGAGGTCGTCACCCTGGCCGACGACGAGGTGCTCGTGCCCGGTTTCGTCGACACCCACGTGCACGTGAACGAGCCCGGCCGCACCGAGTGGGAGGGCTTCGCCAGCGCGACCCGCGCCGCCGCGGTCGGCGGGGTCACCACGATCATCGACATGCCGCTCAACAGCATCCCGGCGACGACCACCGTCGACGCGCTCGAGACCAAGCGCGCGGTGGCCGGGTCGAAGGCGATCGTCGACGTGGGATTCTGGGGCGGCGCCGTGCCGGAGAACCTCGGCACCCTCCGCGAACTGCACGAGGCGGGCGTGTTCGGTTTCAAGGCGTTCCTCGCGCCCAGCGGCGTCGACGAGTTCGGCCACCTCGACGCCGACCAGCTCGAGACCGCGCTCGACGAGCTCGCCGAGTTCGACGGCTTGCTCATCGTGCACGCCGAAGACCCCGGAGTGCTCGACGCCCACGCCAACGAGGGCGGCACCGGCTACCACCGCTTCGTCGAGTCGCGTCCCGACGAGGCCGAGACGACGGCCATCGACCGCGTCATCGCCGGCGTGCGCCGCACCGGCGGCCGCGCGCACATCCTGCACCTGTCGTCGGCCGCCGCGCTGCCCGCCCTGCGCGCCGCCCGCGCCGAGGGCCTGCGCATCACCGTCGAGACCTGCCCGCACTACCTCACCATCAGCGAGGAGCAGATCGCCGACGGCGCCACCCAGTTCAAGTGCTGCCCGCCGATCCGCGACGACGCCAACCGCGACGCCCTCTGGCAGGCGCTCGTCGACGGCGACATCGACATCGTGGTCACCGACCACTCCCCCTCCACCGCCGAACTGAAGTTCGCGCACGGCGGGGATTTCGGCAAGGCCTGGGGCGGCATCGCCGGCCTGCAGACCGGCGTGGCCGCCGTCTGGGCGGAGGCTGCCCGCCGCGGCATCCCGCTCGAAAGCGTCGTGAACTGGATGTCGACGGCTACCGCCCGTTTCGCCGGCCTAGCCGGCAAGGGGGTCATCAGCGTCGGGGCGACGGCGGACCTCGTGGTGTTCGCCCCCGACGAGACGTTCACCGTGCACGCGGGAGAGCTGCAGCACAAGAACGCCGTGAGCGCCTTCGACGGCCGCGAACTGCGCGGCGTCGCGCGGCGCACCTGGCTCGGCGGACGCGAGCTCACGATCGCCGCCGACGCCCCCACCGGCACGCTGCTCTCGCGGTAG
- the pucL gene encoding factor-independent urate hydroxylase: protein MAIILGDNQYGKAENRVVRIYRDSARHEIRDLNVSTALRGPFQPAYLEGNQTNVLPTDTQKNTAFAFAKSKGVEAIEAFGLELARHFVHDVDPVEGARIEIEEYAWERAVVDGVEHDHTWLRKGQEIRTAAITVDASGEYVVGGLKDLVLLKSTGSEFAGFLTDEYTTLQETHDRVMATSLVAQWRFTSTDVDWDDVYAGIKRIMVKEFATLQSLALQQTLWHMGRAVLEAYPFIAEVKLKAPNKHHFVVDLSPFELENPGEVFIAADRPYGLIEATVLRDDAPPAGDAWRISAGLA from the coding sequence ATGGCAATAATCCTGGGCGACAACCAGTACGGCAAGGCCGAGAACCGCGTCGTGCGTATCTACCGCGACTCCGCTCGGCACGAGATCCGCGACCTGAACGTGAGCACCGCGCTGCGCGGCCCGTTCCAGCCGGCGTACCTCGAGGGCAACCAGACCAACGTGCTGCCCACCGACACCCAGAAGAACACGGCGTTCGCCTTCGCGAAGTCGAAGGGTGTCGAGGCGATCGAGGCGTTCGGCCTCGAGCTCGCCCGCCACTTCGTGCACGACGTCGACCCCGTCGAGGGCGCGCGCATCGAGATCGAGGAGTACGCGTGGGAGCGCGCGGTCGTCGACGGCGTCGAACACGACCACACCTGGCTGCGCAAGGGACAGGAGATCCGCACCGCGGCGATCACCGTCGACGCGAGCGGCGAGTACGTCGTCGGCGGCCTCAAAGACCTCGTACTGCTCAAGTCGACCGGCAGCGAGTTCGCCGGCTTCCTCACCGACGAGTACACGACCCTGCAGGAGACCCACGACCGCGTGATGGCGACGTCGCTCGTCGCGCAGTGGCGCTTCACGTCGACAGACGTCGACTGGGACGACGTCTACGCCGGCATCAAGCGCATCATGGTCAAGGAGTTCGCGACCCTGCAGTCGCTCGCCCTGCAGCAGACGCTCTGGCACATGGGCCGCGCGGTGCTCGAGGCCTACCCGTTCATCGCCGAGGTCAAGCTCAAGGCGCCGAACAAGCACCACTTCGTCGTCGACCTCTCGCCCTTCGAACTGGAGAACCCGGGCGAGGTCTTCATCGCCGCCGACCGGCCCTACGGCCTGATCGAGGCGACCGTGCTGCGCGACGACGCTCCCCCGGCCGGAGACGCCTGGCGCATTTCGGCGGGGCTGGCATGA
- a CDS encoding nucleoside deaminase: MNDIDTPDAAAHAAPGQAALDAKWLARAIDLATLNVSQGGGPFGAVIVRDGELIAEGQNRVTANLDPTAHAEVTAIRAACQAVGDFSLAGMTLYTSCEPCPLCLSASLWARLARVVFAADRDDAARGGFDDREFYELFARDRATWGMAVEAVRPENAPEPFDAWLALEARTDY; encoded by the coding sequence ATGAACGACATCGATACCCCGGATGCCGCGGCTCACGCCGCTCCGGGCCAGGCCGCTCTCGACGCCAAGTGGCTCGCGCGCGCCATCGACCTCGCGACGCTCAACGTGTCGCAGGGCGGCGGCCCGTTCGGAGCGGTCATCGTGCGGGACGGCGAGCTCATCGCCGAGGGGCAGAACCGCGTGACGGCCAACCTCGACCCGACGGCCCACGCCGAGGTCACCGCGATCCGCGCCGCCTGCCAGGCGGTCGGAGACTTCTCGCTCGCCGGCATGACGCTCTACACGTCGTGCGAACCGTGCCCGCTCTGCCTCTCGGCATCGCTCTGGGCGCGGCTCGCCCGTGTGGTGTTCGCGGCCGACCGCGACGACGCTGCCCGCGGCGGGTTCGACGACCGCGAGTTCTACGAACTGTTCGCCCGCGACCGCGCGACCTGGGGCATGGCCGTGGAGGCCGTGCGTCCCGAGAACGCGCCCGAACCGTTCGACGCCTGGCTGGCGCTCGAGGCGCGCACCGACTACTAG
- a CDS encoding FIMAH domain-containing protein produces MNRRLIPTALVVLLSASTLLGCAPQPDLSDSAAQTLQQSVQQVATLASTGDPTGATAELDALQGELDAAVDSGDVTAERSQTIQTAIDAVRADLAQQIAAAEAAAAAAAAAEAERVAAEQQAAAEKAEADRIAAEQAAAEQQAADEKAQKEAEREAEKAAREAEKNEDDKPKPGDDEE; encoded by the coding sequence GTGAACCGCCGACTGATCCCGACCGCACTCGTCGTGCTGCTCAGCGCTTCGACGCTGCTCGGTTGCGCGCCCCAGCCCGACCTCAGCGACTCCGCCGCGCAGACTCTGCAGCAGTCGGTGCAGCAGGTCGCGACCCTGGCCTCGACGGGCGACCCGACCGGCGCCACCGCCGAACTTGACGCCCTGCAGGGCGAACTCGACGCCGCGGTCGACAGCGGCGACGTGACCGCCGAGCGGTCGCAGACCATCCAGACGGCGATCGACGCGGTGCGCGCCGATCTGGCACAACAGATCGCCGCCGCCGAAGCGGCGGCAGCTGCCGCCGCCGCGGCCGAAGCCGAGCGGGTAGCAGCCGAGCAGCAGGCGGCGGCCGAAAAGGCCGAGGCCGACCGGATCGCCGCCGAACAGGCCGCGGCCGAGCAGCAGGCGGCCGACGAGAAGGCGCAGAAGGAAGCAGAGCGGGAAGCCGAGAAGGCCGCCCGTGAGGCAGAGAAGAACGAGGACGACAAGCCGAAGCCGGGCGACGACGAGGAGTAG
- a CDS encoding serine/threonine-protein kinase, whose product MESPRTPIEAGTVIGGRYTVESLLGRGGMASVYRATDVPLGRSVAVKVFEIDTEATAGLGRESSEIRLLASLNHHALVTLFDASVDQADRSFLVMELVEGPTLAERIARGPIAELDVAQLLVDLAEALHVVHGNGVVHRDVKPANILLNPSALPAIEFRAKLSDFGIAYLIDSTRLTMPGTIIGTAAYLSPEQASGEAPDSPADVYSLGLVTLEALTGVRAFEGTMVESLSARLVSDPVVPSTLRPGWVALLTRMTARDPADRPTALEVVELARRLEREVYAAPAAVLPADDSGATEAMDPPTAVLPVGHTAAATAEQPADAEQPADTGAATTVLPAERVDAATTVLPAEQSDAATTVLPAAEPAAQPAFRSAAASAPSPAAPVERRPHRGRIAAAVIAALLVVGGGTFAVVTALQGDSASSEINEPEPLPANEGELGTHLDDLMESVTP is encoded by the coding sequence ATGGAATCCCCGCGCACCCCTATCGAGGCCGGCACGGTCATCGGCGGCCGCTACACCGTCGAGTCGCTGCTCGGCCGCGGCGGCATGGCCTCCGTCTACCGGGCGACCGACGTGCCGCTCGGCCGCAGCGTCGCCGTCAAGGTATTCGAGATCGACACCGAGGCGACGGCGGGGCTCGGACGCGAGTCATCCGAGATCCGCCTGCTCGCCTCGCTCAACCACCACGCGCTCGTGACCCTCTTCGACGCGAGCGTCGACCAAGCCGACCGCTCGTTCCTGGTGATGGAACTCGTCGAGGGCCCGACCCTCGCCGAGCGCATCGCCCGCGGGCCGATCGCCGAGCTCGACGTCGCGCAGCTGCTCGTCGACCTCGCGGAGGCGCTGCACGTCGTGCACGGCAACGGCGTCGTGCACCGCGACGTGAAGCCGGCGAACATCCTGCTCAACCCGTCGGCTCTGCCCGCGATCGAGTTCCGCGCGAAGCTCAGCGACTTCGGCATCGCCTACCTGATCGACAGCACGCGCCTCACCATGCCGGGCACGATCATCGGCACGGCGGCGTACCTGAGCCCCGAGCAGGCGAGCGGCGAGGCACCCGACTCGCCCGCCGACGTCTACTCGCTCGGTCTCGTCACGCTCGAGGCGCTGACCGGCGTGCGCGCGTTCGAGGGCACGATGGTCGAATCGCTGTCGGCGCGGCTCGTCAGCGACCCCGTCGTCCCGTCCACCCTCCGCCCGGGCTGGGTCGCGCTGCTGACCCGGATGACCGCGAGAGACCCCGCCGATCGTCCGACCGCCCTCGAGGTGGTCGAGCTCGCGCGCCGGCTCGAACGCGAGGTATATGCCGCGCCGGCCGCCGTGCTTCCGGCCGACGACTCCGGCGCCACCGAAGCGATGGATCCCCCGACCGCGGTCCTGCCCGTCGGACACACCGCCGCGGCAACCGCGGAGCAGCCGGCCGACGCGGAGCAGCCGGCGGACACGGGTGCCGCGACGACCGTGCTGCCCGCCGAACGCGTGGATGCCGCGACGACCGTCCTGCCCGCCGAACAGTCGGATGCCGCGACGACCGTGCTGCCCGCCGCCGAGCCGGCAGCGCAGCCCGCCTTCCGGTCCGCGGCTGCTTCTGCGCCCAGCCCCGCAGCGCCGGTCGAACGCCGCCCGCACCGCGGCCGCATCGCCGCCGCCGTGATTGCCGCGCTCCTCGTCGTCGGCGGGGGAACCTTCGCCGTCGTGACCGCGCTGCAGGGCGACAGCGCGAGCAGCGAGATCAACGAACCCGAGCCCCTGCCCGCGAACGAGGGCGAGCTCGGCACCCACCTCGACGACCTGATGGAGAGCGTGACACCGTGA
- a CDS encoding MFS transporter, with protein sequence MTTPLTRSQRLDKLPWTRRHSRLLGGSGIGWALDAMDVGLISFVIAQLAVVWKADAGSLGFVASAGFLGMAIGASLGGLLADKLGRRQVFALTLLIYGVFTGLSAFSLSVGMLIALRFLVGLGLGAELPVASTLMSEFAPARIRGRIIVILESFWAVGWTAAALIGYFVIPTSDNGWRWALALGAVPAVWAIVVRLRLPESVRFLEAKGRHTEAEKIVRDFEDAAGVTAPPATTDAPEPAVSSDRPIATLFGARLRRRTISLWLVWFCVNFAYYGAFIWLPTLLVAQGFSLVRSFEYTLIITLAQLPGYAVSAWLVEKWGRRVTLAVFLAGSAVSAGFFGTADDVATILVFGALLSFFNLGAWGALYAVTPELYPTRVRGTGAGWAAGFGRLASIIAPLCVPLLLAAGGVALPFGVFAAVFAVAAIAALTLPDLRGVALED encoded by the coding sequence ATGACCACACCCCTCACGCGTTCGCAGCGGCTCGACAAGCTCCCGTGGACGCGCAGGCACTCGCGCCTGCTCGGCGGCAGCGGCATCGGCTGGGCGCTCGACGCCATGGACGTCGGCCTCATCTCGTTCGTCATCGCCCAGCTCGCCGTGGTCTGGAAGGCCGATGCGGGCTCGCTCGGCTTCGTCGCGTCCGCCGGATTCCTCGGCATGGCGATCGGCGCGAGCCTCGGCGGTCTGCTCGCCGACAAGCTCGGCCGCCGTCAGGTCTTCGCGCTGACCCTGCTGATCTACGGCGTGTTCACCGGCCTCTCCGCGTTCTCGCTCTCGGTCGGCATGCTGATCGCGCTGCGCTTCCTCGTCGGTCTCGGCCTCGGCGCCGAACTGCCGGTCGCGTCGACCCTGATGAGCGAGTTCGCCCCGGCGCGCATCCGCGGCCGCATCATCGTGATCCTCGAGTCCTTCTGGGCCGTCGGCTGGACCGCCGCCGCGCTCATCGGCTACTTCGTCATCCCCACGAGCGACAACGGCTGGCGTTGGGCGCTCGCCCTCGGCGCCGTGCCCGCGGTCTGGGCGATCGTCGTGCGGCTGCGGCTGCCCGAGTCGGTGCGGTTCCTCGAGGCGAAGGGCCGGCACACCGAGGCCGAAAAGATCGTCAGAGACTTCGAGGATGCCGCGGGCGTCACCGCCCCGCCGGCGACGACCGATGCGCCCGAACCGGCGGTCTCCTCCGACCGCCCCATCGCGACGCTGTTCGGTGCGCGCCTGCGCCGGCGCACGATCTCGCTCTGGCTGGTCTGGTTCTGCGTCAACTTCGCCTACTACGGCGCGTTCATCTGGCTGCCGACACTGCTCGTGGCGCAGGGCTTCTCGCTCGTGCGCTCGTTCGAGTACACGCTCATCATCACGCTCGCGCAGCTGCCGGGATACGCGGTGTCGGCTTGGCTCGTGGAGAAGTGGGGTCGCCGCGTCACGCTCGCCGTCTTCCTCGCGGGTTCCGCGGTCTCTGCCGGGTTCTTCGGTACCGCCGACGACGTCGCCACGATCCTGGTCTTCGGCGCGCTGTTGTCGTTCTTCAACCTCGGCGCGTGGGGCGCGCTCTACGCCGTGACGCCCGAGCTGTACCCGACCCGCGTGCGCGGGACCGGCGCCGGCTGGGCCGCCGGCTTCGGCCGTCTCGCCTCGATCATCGCCCCGCTCTGCGTACCGCTGCTGCTCGCCGCCGGGGGAGTGGCCCTGCCCTTCGGCGTCTTCGCCGCCGTCTTCGCCGTCGCCGCGATCGCCGCGCTGACGCTGCCCGACCTGCGCGGCGTCGCGCTGGAGGACTGA
- the uraH gene encoding hydroxyisourate hydrolase has translation MSHVTTHVLDAALGRPAAGIAVALYDSEGALVAEGITDADGRVPDLGPDALPHGEYGIVFETGVYFARTQTPTFYPRVSIDFELTDETAHYHVPLLLSPFAFSTYRGS, from the coding sequence ATGAGCCACGTCACCACCCACGTCCTCGACGCCGCGCTCGGCCGCCCGGCGGCCGGCATCGCCGTCGCGCTCTACGACTCCGAGGGCGCGCTCGTCGCCGAAGGCATCACGGACGCCGACGGCCGCGTGCCCGACCTCGGCCCCGACGCCCTGCCGCACGGCGAGTACGGCATCGTGTTCGAGACGGGCGTCTACTTCGCCCGCACGCAGACCCCCACGTTCTACCCCCGGGTGTCGATCGACTTCGAGCTGACGGACGAGACGGCGCACTACCACGTGCCCCTGCTGCTCAGCCCGTTCGCCTTCTCCACCTACCGCGGAAGCTGA
- the uraD gene encoding 2-oxo-4-hydroxy-4-carboxy-5-ureidoimidazoline decarboxylase, with protein MDVTETTLRDGLAASLSVNRWIDEVAAGYPYESVARLLDAAAEAATPLSPAEIDEAIAHHPRIGEKPVGEGQAQSFSRDEQSALGDEDALVAAQIAAGNEAYEERFGRVFIIRAAGRTRAEILEELTRRLELPNASELEIVGEQLREIALLRLEKLFGAEA; from the coding sequence ATGGATGTCACCGAGACCACCCTGCGCGACGGCCTAGCCGCGAGCCTGTCCGTGAACCGCTGGATCGACGAGGTCGCCGCCGGCTACCCCTACGAATCCGTCGCCCGGTTGCTGGATGCCGCAGCCGAGGCCGCGACCCCGCTCAGCCCCGCCGAAATCGACGAGGCCATCGCGCACCACCCACGCATCGGCGAAAAGCCGGTGGGGGAGGGACAGGCGCAGTCGTTCAGCCGTGACGAGCAGTCCGCGCTCGGCGACGAGGACGCCCTCGTGGCCGCCCAGATCGCCGCCGGCAACGAGGCGTACGAGGAACGGTTCGGCCGCGTCTTCATCATCCGCGCCGCCGGCCGCACGCGCGCCGAGATCCTCGAGGAACTCACCCGCCGCCTCGAACTGCCGAACGCCTCCGAGCTCGAGATCGTCGGAGAGCAGCTGCGCGAGATCGCCCTGCTGCGCCTGGAGAAGCTGTTCGGAGCCGAAGCATGA